The window GCCCATCTTGCGAAGGCGACCGTGCTGGCCGCAGGCGGGGCAGGCCGCGTCTACCTGTTCTCGACCGCACCGCGCGGCGCGACCGGAGACGGCATCGCGATGGCGTGGCGGGCCGGTGCGCGCGTCTCCAACATGGAGATGATGCAGTTCCACCCGACCTGCCTCTACAATCTCGAGGTCAAGAACTTCCTCATCACGGAGGCCGTGCGCGGAGAGGGCGGACGCCTGTTCAACCCGGTGACGGGCGAACGATACATGGAGAAATACGACGCGGAGCGCATGGAGCTTGCCCCGCGCGACATCGTGGCGCGCGCGAACGACGACCAGATCAAGCGTTACGGCCTAGACTATGTCCATCTCGACATCAGCCACCAGCCGCCCGAATTCGTGAAGGAGCATTTCCCCACGATCCACGAGAAGCTGCTCGGCCTCGGCATCGACATGACGAAGCAGCCGATCCCGGTCGTCCCCGCCCAGCATTACACCTGCGGCGGGGTGAAAGTGGACCTCGATGCGCGCACCGACCTGCCCGGCCTGTGGGCGGCGGGCGAATGTACCGAGAGCGGGCTGCACGGCGCGAACCGCCTCGCATCGAACTCGCTGCTCGAATGCTTCGTCTTCGGCGAGGCGGCGGCAAAGGACATCCTGCGCTGCTGGGACCAGCTCGACGAACCGCCGGAAATCCTGCCGTGGGACGAAAGCCGCGTGACCGATTCCGACGAAGAAGTGGTCATCAAACAGAACTGGACCGAAATCCGACGCTTCATGTGGAACTATGTCGGTATCGTGCGCACAACCAAGCGCCTCGAACGCGCCGCGCACCGCATCCGCCTGCTGCGCGAGGAGGTGGAGGATTATTACGGCCACTTCCGCGTGACCACGGACCTCATCGAACTGCGCAACCTGCTCGAATGCGCAGGGCTCATCGTCAGCAGCGCCCTCAAGCGGCACGAGAGCCGCGGGCTGCATTTCATTCTCGATTATCCGGAAACGGACCCCGTCGCGCGCGACACGGTGCTGGTGCCCTAGACAGTCCTTAAAGGCTGCTGCTGGCCCTTGCGCCCAGGGGCGGCAGGCGGCGGCCGAAGCGGTCGAAATCCGCATCGTCGGTCACGGTGATGCCGTCGGCGAAACGGAAATAGTCGAGCGTCGCCATGCTGATGGGAACGGCGAACTTTACACCGGCAAGACTGTCCTCGATCCAGCAGACGGTGCCGGTAGCCGTCATGCCGGCCGGAAGCTGCAGTTCGACCTCGTCCCCGCGAGAGATGCCTTCGCCCAGGCCGCGCAGGCGGCAACCAGCGAGCGACAGATCCAGGATCTGCGCTTCACCGCGACATTCGGCCGACGAATATTCGACTGTGGAAGACGCTTCGTAGCGCTCTGCGCCCCGCCGTTCCATCCAAGCACCCCCCCGAAATTCGCGTAAATACATAGCAAATTGCCGGATTTCGTCTTGTAAGTTTACGACACCCCATTCCCCGGCCTTCCGGCGCACCTTTCCAGCGATAGACAAGCGGGCCGGAATGCGGTCATGTGCAGCAACAGGATTGCACTAGCGAAGGAGAGCGCAGGCGTGCCCATCACCAAGGCCAACGGGATCGACATCCATTACGAAGAGCATGGCAACAGCAATGATCCCGCCATGCTGCTCATCATGGGCTTCGGCGCACAGCTGACCCTGTGGCCGGACGAACTGGTCGAGGCGCTTGCAGGGCACGGTTACCGCGTCATCCGCTACGACAATCGCGACATCGGCCTCAGCCACAAGTTCGACGGCGTGAAGGCGCCCGGCCTCGTCAAGATGACGCTGATGGGCAAGCTCGGCCTTACTCCGCGCGTCCCCTATACGCTGGCCGACATGGCGGCCGACGGCGTGGGCCTGCTCGACGCGCTGGAAATCGAGCGCGCGCACATCGTCGGGGCCAGCATGGGCGGCATGATCGCCCAGCACGTCGCGCACAAGTATCCCGACCGCTGCCTCAGCTTCACGCAGGTCTTCTCCACCACCGGCCATGCCAAGCTGCCGCCGGCGCGCAAGGAAGCGCTGCAGGCGCTGGTAACGCGGCCCAAGAGCACCGAGGAAGAAGCGCTGGTCGCGCACGGCATCATGCTGGCGCGCACCATCGGCTCGCCCGGCTATCCTTCGCCCGAGGAACGGCTGCGCGAACGCACGCTCGCCAGCGTCAGGCGCAGCTTCTACCCCGAAGGCCCGACCCGGCACCTGTCCGCCATCGTTGCCGACGGCGACCGCAGCACGATGCTGCGCGACGTGCGCGTGCCGACGCTGGTGCTCCACGGCGAGGACGATCCCCTGGTCCCGTGCGAAGGTGGGCGCCACACGGCGGAATGCATTCCCGACGCGAAACTGAAGACGATCCCGGGCTGGGGCCATGACCTCCCGCTCGACCTCATCGACGAACTCGCCGCCGAGATCGCCGGTCACGCACGCGAAAGCGTCGCCGCCTAGCCTGCAGAACCGCCCAGCGCGGCGGTCAGCATTCGATGACGTTCACGGCCAGCCCGCCCTGGCTGGTTTCCTTGTACTTGCTCGACATGTCGATGCCGGTCTGACGCATCGTCTCGATCACCTGATCGAGGCTGACGCAGCTTTCCGCGCCGGTCCGGTGTAGCGCGAGGCGCGCGGCGTTCACCGCCTTCACCGCGCCGATGGCATTGCGCTCGATACAGGGGACCTGCACCAGACCGCCTACGGGATCGCAGGTCAGGCCGAGATTGTGTTCCATCCCGATTTCCGCCGCGCTCGCGACCTGCGCGGGCGATGCGCCCCACAGCGCGGCAAGGCCACCCGCTGCCATGGAGCAAGCGACGCCCACCTCGCCCTGGCAGCCCATTTCCGCGCCCGAAATACTGGCGCGCTGCTTGTAGAGCAGGCCGATGGCCCCTGCGGTCAGCAGGAAGGTCCGGCGGCTGTCGCGGCAAGGGCTCTCGTCAGAGGTCACGCAGTAGAAGCGGATGACCGCGGGGATGATCCCTGCCGCGCCATTGGTCGGCGCGGTGACGACGCGGCCGCCTGCCGCATTTTCCTCGTTCACCGCCATGGCGAAGCAGTTGAGCCAGTCGAACAATTGCTCGCGCTCGTTGGACTGGGGATTGGCCGACAGCTTGTCCCACAGGTCCGGTGCGCGGCGTTCGACCTTGAGCCCGCCGGGCAGGATGCCGCGCTGGGCAAGGCCGCGGTCGATGCACTGGTCCATCGCCTGGGCAATCAGGTCGATGCCCGCCAGCGTCTTCTCGCGCGGACGGAAGGCATCCTCGTTGGCCAGCACCAGCTCGGCGACCGAGAGGCCTTCCTGATCGCAGCGGGCCAGCA of the Qipengyuania gaetbuli genome contains:
- the nadB gene encoding L-aspartate oxidase — its product is MKHDVLVIGSGAAGLTAALEIAQHKKVLVLAKGKLTSGSTAWAQGGIAAVLDAGDTFENHIHDTMVAGAGLNDLETVEFVIERAPAAIDRLCELGVPFNREEGDLHLTREGGHSHRRIVHVNDATGWAVQAALLKAAEENPNITLLPNQSCIDLITGRNQKDYSGSGRVWGAYALDEESGKVVAHLAKATVLAAGGAGRVYLFSTAPRGATGDGIAMAWRAGARVSNMEMMQFHPTCLYNLEVKNFLITEAVRGEGGRLFNPVTGERYMEKYDAERMELAPRDIVARANDDQIKRYGLDYVHLDISHQPPEFVKEHFPTIHEKLLGLGIDMTKQPIPVVPAQHYTCGGVKVDLDARTDLPGLWAAGECTESGLHGANRLASNSLLECFVFGEAAAKDILRCWDQLDEPPEILPWDESRVTDSDEEVVIKQNWTEIRRFMWNYVGIVRTTKRLERAAHRIRLLREEVEDYYGHFRVTTDLIELRNLLECAGLIVSSALKRHESRGLHFILDYPETDPVARDTVLVP
- a CDS encoding PilZ domain-containing protein; this encodes MERRGAERYEASSTVEYSSAECRGEAQILDLSLAGCRLRGLGEGISRGDEVELQLPAGMTATGTVCWIEDSLAGVKFAVPISMATLDYFRFADGITVTDDADFDRFGRRLPPLGARASSSL
- a CDS encoding alpha/beta fold hydrolase; the encoded protein is MPITKANGIDIHYEEHGNSNDPAMLLIMGFGAQLTLWPDELVEALAGHGYRVIRYDNRDIGLSHKFDGVKAPGLVKMTLMGKLGLTPRVPYTLADMAADGVGLLDALEIERAHIVGASMGGMIAQHVAHKYPDRCLSFTQVFSTTGHAKLPPARKEALQALVTRPKSTEEEALVAHGIMLARTIGSPGYPSPEERLRERTLASVRRSFYPEGPTRHLSAIVADGDRSTMLRDVRVPTLVLHGEDDPLVPCEGGRHTAECIPDAKLKTIPGWGHDLPLDLIDELAAEIAGHARESVAA
- a CDS encoding L-serine ammonia-lyase; amino-acid sequence: MLSVLDIFRIGIGPSSSHTVGPMRIGALFVRALAKRGKLEDVARIAVELQGSLALTGVGHGTVDASVLGLAGFVPDRTCPDEAAATLAQIRAEMRLMLGGRHAIAFDPAKDIDLAGHIIPDLHPNGMKLVARDAAGAALLERTYYSTGGGFVASEAQLKRKPRNDRVETGTSVPHDFGSAEELLARCDQEGLSVAELVLANEDAFRPREKTLAGIDLIAQAMDQCIDRGLAQRGILPGGLKVERRAPDLWDKLSANPQSNEREQLFDWLNCFAMAVNEENAAGGRVVTAPTNGAAGIIPAVIRFYCVTSDESPCRDSRRTFLLTAGAIGLLYKQRASISGAEMGCQGEVGVACSMAAGGLAALWGASPAQVASAAEIGMEHNLGLTCDPVGGLVQVPCIERNAIGAVKAVNAARLALHRTGAESCVSLDQVIETMRQTGIDMSSKYKETSQGGLAVNVIEC